In the genome of Plasmodium yoelii strain 17X genome assembly, chromosome: 14, one region contains:
- a CDS encoding microsomal signal peptidase, putative, with product MNRYYHYIRNIYSSKCFKNESFFYSKINLKFVSYNTKNDTHKYSAKINNGYTFRKNVNLKKIKNFPKSINNMPHSCYRTYLLKKYGLTKRREGYNINKDNIKRYFNFVRIYHSLNFIKNIILCLLFIYGVNNYVFDMTLTSGSSMYPLINKNGVILFYICDCSLRFFNELRNIAIYNYINILYKIYNIIHRNFDNINFVKVKNTIANKIENLKNQIKSNKHVYKRGDVVLLISPVNSNKRVCKRIIGMEHDKLFVNDFNSFVEIPKNHIWVEGDNKLDSFDSRNYGCVNINLVIGKIFFLLDPFRSFSFITNKRNYEIESNKFLYMSN from the coding sequence ATGAATagatattatcattatataagaaatatatactcgtcaaaatgttttaaaaatgaaagttTTTTCTATAGTAAGATTAATCTGAAATTCGTTAgttataatacaaaaaatgacaCACATAAATACTCAgctaaaattaataatggaTATACATTTCggaaaaatgtaaatttaaaaaaaataaaaaatttccCCAAAAGTATTAATAATATGCCACATTCATGTTATAgaacatatttattaaagaAATATGGATTAACAAAAAGACGAGAAggatataatataaataaagataatattaagagatattttaattttgttagAATTTATcattcattaaattttataaaaaatataatattatgttTGTTGTTTATTTATGGGGTAAATAATTACGTTTTTGACATGACACTTACTAGTGGTTCTAGTATGTATccattaataaataaaaatggggtaattttattttatatttgtgaTTGCTCTTTACGATTTTTTAACGAACTCCGGAATATtgcaatatataattatataaatatattatataaaatttataatattattcatAGAAATTTTGATAAcataaattttgtaaaagTTAAAAACACAATAGCAAATAAAATTgagaatttaaaaaatcaaataaaatcaaataaacatGTCTATAAAAGAGGTGATGTTGTATTGCTAATATCACCAgttaatagtaataaaagaGTATGTAAGAGGATTATTGGAATGGAACatgataaattatttgtaaatgattttaattcatttgtTGAAATTCCAAAAAATCATATATGGGTAGAGGGCGATAATAAACTGGATTCTTTTGATAGTAGAAATTATGGGTgtgtaaatataaatttggtaattggaaaaatattttttctactAGACCCATTTAGAagcttttcttttattaccAACAAAAGGAATTATGAAATTgaatcaaataaatttttgtACATGTCTAATTAG
- a CDS encoding SNARE protein, putative codes for MEMKHKKHAYSKRDKINEIEKKCEESLNEILRSANEVSEISKKAELELEQQTEQIKHINKETDNIQERLKQSQYHLEGIKYWWKNINSFLGFQTTDNNENIKIDSPINNEIEKKKNNYHKNNYEKTLNRTYADRLDEKNTTQRKGSFDDKYERDLNVLSSMLDELHTRALVMGNTINEQNKMLNSVNEKMENNIEKIQDQQKMMKEIMKR; via the exons ATGGAGATGAAACATAAGAAGCACGCCTATTCTAAAAGAGat aaaataaacgAAATAGAGAAGAAATGTGAAGAAAGTTTGAATGAAATACTTAGGTCGGCAAATGAAGTTAGCGAAATTTCTAAAAAAGCAGAACTAGAATTGGAACAACAAACGG agcaaataaaacatataaataaagaaacagaTAACATTCAAGAAAGACTAAAACAAAGTCAATATCATTTAGAAGGAATAAAATATTggtggaaaaatataaattcgTTCCTAGGATTTCAAACCACTGACAACAAtgaaaatatcaaaatagATAGtccaataaataatgaaatcgaaaaaaaaaaaaataattatcataaaaataattatgagaAAACTCTTAACCGAACATATGCAGATCGATTGGATGAAAAAAACACAACACAAA GAAAAGGGTCATTCGATGATAAATATGAACGTGATTTAAATGTATTGTCTTCTATG TTGGATGAACTTCACACTAGGGCATTAGTTATGGGGAATACAATAAATGAGCAAAATAAAATG CTAAATAGcgtaaatgaaaaaatggaaaataacATCGAGAAAATTCAGGATCAgcaaaaaatgatgaaagaAATAATGAAAAGATAA
- a CDS encoding ras-related protein Rab-11A, putative, producing the protein MSMKEDYYDYLFKIVLIGDSGVGKSNLLSRFTRDEFNLESKSTIGVEFATKSIQLKNDKIIKAQIWDTAGQERYRAITSAYYRGAVGALLVYDITKKNTFENIEKWLKELRDNADSNIVILLVGNKSDLKHLRVINDNDATQFAKKEKLAFIETSALEATNVELAFHQLLNEIYNVRQKKQATKSEDNVNIQPRGKKINVDDDNDEDEKKTKTKCC; encoded by the exons ATGTCAATGAAAGAGGATTATTACGATTACCTTTTTAAAA ttGTCCTAATTGGAGATTCGGGAGTAGGAAAATCAAACCTGCTTTCCAG ATTCACAAGGGATGAATTTAATTTAGAAAGTAAAAGTACGATAGGCGTAGAATTCGCTACAAAAAGTattcaattaaaaaatgataaaattataaaagcaCAAATATGGGATACAGCAGGGCAAGAAAGATATAGAGCCATTACCTCGGCATATTATCGAGGGGCAGTAGGAGCATTGCTAGTTTATGATataacgaaaaaaaatacctttgaaaatattgaaaaatggTTAAAAGAATTAAGAGATAATGCCGATTCAAacattgttattttattggTTGGTAATAAAAGCGATTTAAAGCACTTACGTGtaataaatgataatgatgCAACTCAATTtgcaaaaaaagaaaaattagcTTTTATTGAAACTTCAGCTCTTGAAGCTACTAATGTGGAATTAGCATTTCACCAGTTATTAAATG aaATCTATAATGTcagacaaaaaaaacaagccACCAAAAGTGAAGATAATGTAAACATCCAACCAcgaggaaaaaaaattaat GTGGACGATGATAATGatgaagatgaaaaaaaaacaaaaacaaaatgcTGTTGA
- a CDS encoding dihydrolipoyllysine-residue succinyltransferase component of 2-oxoglutarate dehydrogenase complex, putative, whose amino-acid sequence MNQTLINRLNKQLIYNGNNVKRAFFNVEFRQLVNNYITCKRHFSIDTLKVPRLGDSITEGVINEWKKKVGDYVYSDETLAVIDTDKVSVDINSKSSGALHKIFAEAGDVVLVDSPLCEIDTSAQPNENDIKKNVEVDYEKKLEVNDEIKHTNNNEDIKTKETNIGTKNKNESTFNNESNLGGLSSYQYNNERTEKRIRMLPMRKRIAERLKESQNTCALLTTFNECDMSKAIVLRTELKDIFQKKYGCKLGFVSLFLYASTLALKKMPQVNAYIDNDEIVYKNYIDISVAVATPNGLTVPVIRDCQNKNLPQLELALSDIAAKAKNNKLSLDDFTGGTFTISNGGVFGSMLSTPIINMPQSAILGMHTIKNRPVVVNNEIVIRPVMYLALTYDHRLLDGREAVQFLCAIKDYIENPNLMLIDC is encoded by the exons ATGAATCAAACTCTTATAAATCGCCTAAAC aaGCAATTAATTTATAACGGGAATAACGTCAAAAGAGCTTTTTTTAACGTGGAATTTAGACAACttgtaaataattatataacatGTAAAAGACATTTTTCCATAG ACACATTAAAAGTGCCCAGATTGGGTGATTCAATTACTGAAGGTGTTATAAATGAGTGGAAAAAAAAGGTTGGTGATTACGTATATTCAGATGAGACATTAGCAGTTATCGATACAGACAAAGTAAGTGTTGATATAAATTCGAAATCGTCTGGAGCAttacataaaatatttgcTGAAGCGGGTGACGTAGTTTTAGTCGATTCTCCTTTATGTGAAATTGACACTTCGGCACAAccaaatgaaaatgatataaagAAAAACGTCGAAGTagattatgaaaaaaaattagaagttaatgatgaaataaaacatacaaataataatgaagatataaaaaCTAAAGAAACTAATATAGGcacaaaaaacaaaaatgaaaGCACATTTAACAATGAAAGTAATTTGGGAGGATTATCATCATatcaatataataatgaaaggACTGAAAAACGAATTCGTATGTTACCGATGAGAAAAAGAATTGCAGAAAGATTAAAGGAATCACAAAATACATGTGCTTTATTAACAACATTTAATGAATGCGATATGAGTAAAGCAATAGTTTTAAGAACTGAATTAAAagatatttttcaaaaaaaatatggatgtAAATTAGGGTttgtatcattatttttatatgcatCAACATTAgccttaaaaaaaatgccaCAAGTGAATGCATATATAGATAATGATGaaattgtatataaaaattatatagacATATCAGTAGCTGTAGCTACACCTAATGGTTTAACTGTTCCAGTTATTCGAGATtgccaaaataaaaatttaccACAATTAGAATTAGCTTTATCAGATATAGCTGCAAAAgctaaaaataataaactatCATTAGATGATTTTACAGGAGGTACATTTACAATATCAAATGGTGGAGTATTTGGTAGTATGTTAAGTACCcctattattaatatgcCACAATCAGCCATATTAGGTATGCacacaataaaaaatagacCAGTAGTTGTTAATAATGAAATTGTTATTAGACCTGTTATGTATTTAGCCTTAACTTATGATCATAGATTATTGGATGGAAGAGAAGCCGTACAATTTTTATGTGCAATAAAGGATTATATCGAAAATCCAAATCTTATGTTAATAGACTGCTAA
- a CDS encoding peptidyl-prolyl cis-trans isomerase E, with translation MADETTEILYVGGIHETIDKKCLYDIFSSFGDIRNIEIPMNLVTNKNRGFAFIEYVEKNDAKHALYNMNNFELNGKIITVNYSRTKKMDQYKPVWIDELYNQEQMRLIEEGTSNVEKEEKDAPQEEE, from the exons ATGGCTGATGAGACTACcgaaatattatatgttgGTGGGATTCATGAAACGatagataaaaaatgtttatatgatatattttcttcatttggGGACATAAGGAATATTGAAATACCAATGAATTTAGTTACAA acaagaATAGAGGATTTGCATTCATTGAATATGTAGAGAAGAATGACGCAAAGCATGCTTTGTATAATATGAACAATTTTGAATTAAAcggaaaaataataacagtAAATTATTCCAGAACTAAGAAAATGGATCAATATAAACCAG TATGGATTGATGAATTGTACAACCAAGAGCAAATGAGATTGATAGAAGAGGGCACTtcaaat GTGGAAAAGGAAGAAAAAGACGCACCTCAAGAAGAAGAATAG